The Fimbriimonas ginsengisoli Gsoil 348 genome window below encodes:
- a CDS encoding carbohydrate ABC transporter permease, with amino-acid sequence MLLGTLIAWLPARLGLGAVSGWLIGVPMAIGAVVVLQGVLALGELPIVVPSSIQRAAGLAMVLLGAWLWRLGEQAPIWHVVGGALGAFGLILAAAGAGRKAASYWTLGLLAAVLFAPFVWMVLVSLHPPKSPIPELKDILPMTAVKVSDSAGGTTPKLDLHWENYDTVLNSPTLPVRRFFLNTAFVTFTVVLAQLLFTSLAAYGLSRVRFKGREIVFALFLGSMMFAGPVTQIPVYLMLRSFGWLDTYWALIVPGVSSSFSVFLLRQFFLQIPFELDEAARIDGASDLVIYWRVIMPLSRAALATAAAFTFFGVWTDFFGPLIYTNSTELRTLEVGLSIFKNSYGGSNWPLQMAAALIVLTPLLIVFLFVQRYFTKGIMLGSLK; translated from the coding sequence GTGCTCCTTGGGACGCTCATCGCTTGGCTGCCCGCCCGGCTCGGGCTCGGCGCGGTCAGCGGCTGGCTGATCGGGGTTCCGATGGCGATCGGGGCGGTCGTCGTTCTCCAGGGGGTTCTCGCCCTTGGCGAGCTGCCGATCGTCGTTCCCTCGTCGATTCAGCGCGCGGCCGGGCTCGCCATGGTTCTCCTCGGCGCTTGGCTGTGGCGCTTGGGCGAGCAGGCGCCGATTTGGCACGTCGTTGGCGGAGCGCTGGGTGCGTTTGGGCTCATCTTGGCCGCGGCGGGGGCGGGTCGGAAAGCGGCCAGTTATTGGACGCTCGGGCTCCTGGCAGCCGTCCTCTTCGCCCCGTTTGTTTGGATGGTGCTGGTGTCGCTGCATCCGCCCAAGTCGCCGATCCCGGAGCTGAAAGATATCCTGCCGATGACGGCGGTGAAAGTGAGCGATTCCGCCGGCGGAACAACGCCAAAGTTGGATCTCCACTGGGAGAATTACGACACCGTTCTCAACAGTCCGACCCTGCCGGTTCGGCGGTTCTTCCTGAACACGGCGTTCGTCACCTTCACCGTCGTTCTGGCGCAGTTGCTGTTCACCTCCCTGGCCGCGTACGGGCTCTCGCGCGTCCGCTTCAAGGGCCGAGAGATCGTCTTCGCGCTCTTTCTGGGGTCGATGATGTTCGCGGGGCCGGTCACGCAGATCCCGGTGTATTTGATGCTGCGGTCGTTCGGATGGCTGGATACCTACTGGGCGCTCATCGTGCCGGGGGTGTCGTCGTCGTTCTCGGTGTTTCTGCTTCGGCAATTCTTCTTGCAGATTCCGTTCGAACTGGACGAAGCCGCGCGGATCGATGGGGCGAGCGACTTGGTCATCTACTGGCGCGTCATCATGCCGCTGAGCCGGGCCGCGCTGGCCACGGCGGCCGCGTTTACCTTCTTCGGGGTTTGGACCGACTTCTTCGGTCCGCTTATCTACACGAACTCGACCGAGCTGCGGACGCTCGAGGTCGGCCTATCGATTTTCAAGAACAGCTATGGCGGCAGCAACTGGCCGCTTCAGATGGCCGCCGCCCTCATCGTCCTAACCCCGCTCCTCATCGTCTTCCTGTTCGTCCAGCGCTATTTCACAAAAGGCATCATGCTCGGCAGCCTGAAGTAG
- a CDS encoding right-handed parallel beta-helix repeat-containing protein, giving the protein MPLPFVLVVALAPKSAAPIELRPGIVLTKSVKVTRKTYRFATAQGEKQAGGETIPTLTPAIVIRGDGITIDFAGATLQGSAERTDPDKRKGLAVQVEGNNVTLKNLNVHGYKVGLIARNAKGLRILDSDFSNNWKQKLASTIEKEDESDWMSYHHNENDEWLRYGAAIYLSGCDRFEVKGVRAQGGQCGLMLNRSTHGTVWNNDFSFLSGVGLGLYRSSDNRVMHNRIDWCVRGFSYGVYNRGQDSAGILIFEQCNRNVFAYNSVTHGGDGFFLWAGQTTMDAGTGGCNDNLLYGNDFSHAPTNGIEATFSRNTFANNKVMECWHGVWGGYSYDTKILGNVFGYNAESIAIEHGQKNEITSNVFFRDNMGLDLWMNASQDPNWGYPKHHDTVSHDYKIQANLFSDIPTTAIRVRDTHEVDIDQNNFFRVGRVLQITQKGKDVARPGLEGGSEEEKEESGVEFGANAVRSVKAEPALEGFKSVQYDPSFRPLPPTMEASGRPIVELDPDPKQYISRFDVRWEPVWLDLPVTSKNLQDIYWSRTAMDTRTLAPKPMTGGRIPFIPKGTLRGQRYILVDEWGPYDFKRPLLWPRQDLNPGVTGNVTRKRYEILGPKGRWRLLSSDGVSHVSAQSGSVPGYVDVEMKVGQVGTTKIEMEYVGAATSDYRGVVTPAGKPVRFGFSRFFAPIAWNVKFFRWSESENPAEPHANPKNFAQVLESAPIKELKTDRLDYAGYALVRGLPNDHYATLGEGTFSVPAGEYDVALTTDDGARLWLDGKPLIADAWKYQGPTLYTKRVHLGAGPHTMRVEHFQIDGYATLKVELKPAK; this is encoded by the coding sequence ATGCCTCTTCCATTTGTCCTTGTCGTGGCCCTCGCTCCTAAATCGGCGGCTCCGATCGAGTTAAGGCCGGGGATCGTCCTCACCAAGAGCGTGAAGGTCACCAGGAAGACGTACCGGTTCGCGACCGCCCAGGGAGAGAAACAAGCCGGCGGCGAGACGATTCCGACGCTAACGCCGGCGATCGTTATCCGCGGCGACGGGATCACGATCGACTTCGCCGGAGCGACCCTTCAAGGCTCCGCCGAGAGGACCGATCCGGACAAGCGGAAGGGGCTCGCCGTTCAGGTCGAAGGGAACAACGTTACGCTCAAGAACCTGAACGTCCACGGCTACAAGGTGGGGCTGATCGCCCGAAACGCGAAGGGGCTCCGCATTCTCGACAGCGACTTCTCCAACAACTGGAAGCAGAAACTCGCCTCCACCATTGAAAAGGAAGACGAGTCCGACTGGATGAGCTACCACCACAACGAGAACGACGAGTGGCTGCGGTATGGGGCGGCGATCTATCTCTCGGGATGCGACCGGTTCGAAGTGAAAGGGGTGCGGGCGCAAGGTGGCCAGTGCGGCCTCATGCTGAACCGCTCGACCCATGGGACGGTCTGGAACAACGACTTCTCATTCCTAAGCGGCGTCGGCCTTGGCCTGTATCGGAGCAGCGACAACCGGGTCATGCACAACCGGATCGACTGGTGCGTTCGCGGCTTCAGCTACGGCGTTTACAATCGGGGGCAGGATTCGGCCGGCATCCTCATTTTCGAGCAGTGCAACCGGAACGTGTTCGCTTACAACTCGGTGACCCACGGCGGGGATGGGTTCTTTCTGTGGGCAGGGCAAACCACGATGGACGCCGGGACTGGCGGCTGCAACGACAATCTCCTGTACGGGAACGACTTCAGCCACGCCCCGACGAACGGCATTGAAGCGACGTTTAGCCGGAACACTTTCGCCAACAACAAGGTGATGGAGTGCTGGCATGGCGTCTGGGGAGGGTACTCGTACGACACCAAGATCTTGGGCAACGTCTTCGGCTACAACGCCGAGAGCATCGCCATCGAGCATGGGCAGAAGAACGAGATTACGTCGAACGTCTTCTTCCGGGACAACATGGGGCTCGACCTGTGGATGAACGCGTCGCAAGACCCGAACTGGGGTTACCCGAAGCACCACGACACCGTGAGCCACGACTACAAAATCCAGGCGAACCTGTTTAGCGACATTCCGACGACGGCGATCCGCGTTCGAGATACGCACGAGGTCGACATCGACCAGAACAACTTCTTCCGCGTGGGTCGTGTGCTTCAGATCACCCAAAAGGGAAAGGATGTGGCTCGTCCGGGTCTGGAGGGGGGATCGGAAGAGGAGAAAGAGGAGAGCGGGGTCGAGTTCGGCGCGAATGCGGTTCGCAGCGTTAAGGCGGAGCCGGCGCTGGAAGGGTTTAAGTCGGTTCAGTACGATCCTTCGTTCCGGCCTCTGCCGCCGACGATGGAGGCGAGCGGGCGTCCGATCGTGGAGCTCGATCCGGATCCGAAGCAGTACATTTCGCGGTTCGACGTGCGGTGGGAGCCGGTTTGGCTCGACCTGCCGGTTACGTCGAAGAACCTGCAGGACATTTACTGGTCGCGCACGGCGATGGATACGCGAACCCTGGCTCCGAAGCCGATGACGGGGGGGCGAATACCGTTTATTCCGAAGGGAACGTTGCGGGGCCAGCGATACATTCTCGTCGACGAGTGGGGACCTTACGATTTCAAGCGGCCGCTTCTGTGGCCCCGGCAAGATCTAAACCCGGGCGTCACGGGAAATGTGACTCGGAAGCGATATGAGATCCTCGGTCCGAAGGGGCGGTGGCGATTGCTTTCTTCGGACGGGGTTTCGCATGTCTCCGCGCAATCGGGGTCGGTGCCGGGCTACGTCGACGTCGAGATGAAGGTTGGCCAAGTCGGCACGACCAAGATCGAAATGGAGTACGTCGGCGCGGCGACGAGCGACTATCGGGGGGTGGTCACTCCGGCCGGTAAACCCGTTCGGTTCGGCTTCTCACGGTTCTTCGCGCCGATCGCCTGGAATGTTAAGTTCTTCCGCTGGTCGGAATCGGAGAATCCCGCGGAGCCGCACGCCAATCCAAAGAATTTCGCCCAAGTGCTGGAGAGTGCGCCGATCAAGGAGCTTAAAACCGACCGGCTGGACTACGCGGGATATGCCCTCGTGCGCGGACTGCCGAACGACCATTACGCCACCCTCGGCGAGGGCACGTTCAGCGTTCCGGCGGGCGAGTACGACGTCGCGCTGACGACCGACGATGGAGCTCGACTCTGGCTGGACGGCAAGCCGCTGATCGCCGACGCCTGGAAGTATCAGGGGCCGACCCTCTACACAAAGAGGGTCCACCTCGGCGCCGGTCCCCATACGATGCGAGTCGAGCACTTCCAGATCGACGGATATGCGACGCTGAAGGTGGAGCTGAAGCCGGCGAAGTAA